The sequence GATTTTTCAATATGATAAGAAGAAATGATACACTGCCCCAGCTGGTAAATTCTATAATAGAAACCCTGCCGGAAACGGAGGTGGAAATAGGTTCTGATGTCTTCGAGACGATAGTTAAGGTTTTTGCAGAAGTTGTCGATGCAAAACATACCTATACGGCAGGCCATTCCAGAAGAGTAGCGGAATACAGTTCGAAAATCGCTGAAGCTGTCGGGCTTTCGGAAGGTCAGGTGAAAGCGATAAAATATGCCGGATACCTTCATGATGCCGGTAAGGTGGCTATTCCCAGAAGGATACTGGATAAAAAGCAGCGGCTGAGTGAAAATGAATTTGAACTGATAAAAAAACACCCTGTTTATACTATGGAAATTCTCAGCCTGATTTCACAATTTAACAGCCTAATCACCATTGCAGGATATCACCATGAGCGGTATGACGGTCTGGGTTATCCCAACGGCCTCAGAGGGGATAGAATACCCCTGGGGGCCAGAATAATGGCAATAGCCGATGCCTATGATGCTATGACTTCTTTAAGGCCTTATCAGGAGATCAGGTCCCCTGATGAGGCCAAGGAGGTGCTGCTTAAAAATGCAGGGAGCCAGTTCGACCCTAAACTGGTAGAACCCGCATGTGATGTTCTGTAAATCTCAATTTAAAGGAGGAACGGAGAGATGTTTGAAAACTATCCAAAGGCGAATCTCGCTTTTTTACCCACTCCGCTGGAGAAGATTGAAAGGTTTTCATCAGAAGTTGGGGATATAAATATTTATATGAAAAGGGACGACAATACAGGTCTTGCCATGGGAGGGAATAAAGCGAGAAAGCTGGAGTTCCTTATGGGTGATGCTAAGTCAAAAGGGGCTGATACGATCCTGACTACCGGTGGACCACAATCTAACCACGCCCGTATGACGGCTGCGGCAGCAAGGAGGCTGGGAATGGAACCCATACTTGTTTTGAAGGGAAGGGAACCTGCCGTCCGGCAGGGGAACCTCCTGCTGGATGACCTCCTGGGGGCGGATGTGAGGTTTGTGGATACAAAGGATTACGGCGAGATACACGGGAAAATGGGAAAAATTGCCTCACAGCTGGAAAGCCGGGGCAGGAAACCGTATATTATACCCCTCGGTGGTTCAACCCCTTTAGGTGCACTGGGTTATGTTGAAGCATTCCTTGAAATAATGAACCAGGCAGATGAGATGGGGATAAACGTAGATTATATCGTAAATGCCGTAGGTTCGGGGGGAACCCATGCCGGCCTTTTGGTCGGAGCATATCTTTCGGGTAAGGATGTGGAGATTGTGGGGATCAGCGTTGATGCCGAAAAAGGGGTATTTCAGAACGATATTGCCCGGATAGCGACGGAATGCAGCAGATTGTTGAACAATGACAGGGAATTTAAACCTGAGGATATTATAGTATTTGATGAATATGTCGGAGAGGGCTACGGCATAGTAAATAATGAGACCGTTGAAGCGATTACGCTTATGGCCAGGACCGAAGGAATCATACTGGGGCCGGTATATACCGGAAAGGCAATGTCCGGTTTAATTGACCTTATTAAAAAAGGCTATTTCAAACAAGGGAGTAATGTTGTGTTCATCCATACGGGAGGAACCCCGGCCCTTTTCGATAAACTTGTTAAATAGAAGGTCGATTTTTATTTATATGGAGGCAAACATATATGTCTGAAATTCTGGTTCATATAACGAGGGGCAATGTAGTGGAATCTGTTCACAGAGGGCATATAGCTGTAGCGGATACTGAGGGAAAGGTACTGTATTATGCGGGTAATCCGGATATTGTAACATATTTCAGGTCCGCTGCAAAACCCATTCAAGCCCTTGCCGTTGTGGAGAGCGGTGCATATGATGCTTTTGGATTAACCCTTAAGGAACTGGCGGTCATATGCGGTTCTCACAGCGGAGAGAAGGAACATACTGCTGTGGTTATGAGCATACTCGAGAAAATCGGCCTTGAGGAAGGGGTCCTGGAATGTGGGATACACGACCCCCTGTACAGACCTGAAGCCCTTGAAATATACCGGTGCGGGCGAAAGCCAACCTTTTTACACTGCAACTGCTCGGGAAAACACTCGGGGATGCTGGCTGTAGCGGTAAAGGAAGGTTATCCCGTAAATGGGTACAGAGATATAACTCACCCTGTCCAGCAGAAAATGCTTGAAATAATTGCGGAAGTGGCAGAAATTGATAGAAAGGATATACAAATAGGAATTGACGGGTGCGGGGTTCCCGTATTCGGCCTTCCCCTTTTTAAAATGGCCCTGGCCTATGCTAAACTGTCAAACCCGGAAAGGCTTGACGAAAGGCGAAAAAGGGCGATAAATATGGTAAAGGAAGCTGTGATAAATAATCCCTATATGGTAGCGGGTACCGGAAGGATATGCACGGAGCTTATAATCCATACCGGAGGCAGGGTTATAGCCAAATCCGGTGCAGAAGGGGTTTACTGTGTTGGGCTTCTTGATAAAGGCATTGGGATTGCCTTAAAAATAGAGGATGGAAGCAGCAGGGCTATTTGGCCATCCGTAATCCATATTTTAAACCAATTGGGGGCTTTAAGTGAAGAGGAATTAAAGGCCTTTAAGAAATACTATCCGTCCGCCGTCAAAAACAACCACGGTGAAATAGTAGGAGAGGTCAGACCCGTTTTCAAACTGAGGAAGGGAGATAGTTAAAAACAGAGTGTATGTGTGCAGAAGTATAGATGATTTTATAACAAATAGAGGGAGGAAATTACTTATGAAGGCGAAGATAGATTCACAATGGCTCCTTAATTATATAAAGGACCATGGCGGGATTATAAACATCGCTACCCGTATAACTATAAGAGGGTGATGAACGGCTTTTTATGCCCCGTCTGGTCAGATGGGTAAGCCGGAAAATCAGGAGGATTTTGAGGTGTTTGAAGTAGATGGGATTTCCGTTTATATAGAAAAAGGATTATTAGAAAAAGATGGAGAACGAGTAAAGGACCTGCAGTTTTATTTAGAAGGATACGGCAGATACAGGATATTTTTCCTTAATTAACAAATTAACGAAAAGGAGCCCTTTTTTTAACCGGGGCTCCTTTGAAACTTCCGCCTT is a genomic window of Koleobacter methoxysyntrophicus containing:
- a CDS encoding HD-GYP domain-containing protein, translating into MVLNKTNQTVFSELIAALSLMMDLDENNKLYHAWRVAAMAAKMAERFLPEEKRNIFYAGLLHDIGGIALSDHIIHYRDLEEQFKNPIIKAHPQKGAYIIRQIPSLAKSSEMVMDHHEMWDGSGYPQNKKGSEISVGGQILRIADTFDLVSRDLKKPTISEVSSILRNKIGSEFSREIYFMWKKTVYEEGFFNMIRRNDTLPQLVNSIIETLPETEVEIGSDVFETIVKVFAEVVDAKHTYTAGHSRRVAEYSSKIAEAVGLSEGQVKAIKYAGYLHDAGKVAIPRRILDKKQRLSENEFELIKKHPVYTMEILSLISQFNSLITIAGYHHERYDGLGYPNGLRGDRIPLGARIMAIADAYDAMTSLRPYQEIRSPDEAKEVLLKNAGSQFDPKLVEPACDVL
- a CDS encoding 1-aminocyclopropane-1-carboxylate deaminase/D-cysteine desulfhydrase; protein product: MFENYPKANLAFLPTPLEKIERFSSEVGDINIYMKRDDNTGLAMGGNKARKLEFLMGDAKSKGADTILTTGGPQSNHARMTAAAARRLGMEPILVLKGREPAVRQGNLLLDDLLGADVRFVDTKDYGEIHGKMGKIASQLESRGRKPYIIPLGGSTPLGALGYVEAFLEIMNQADEMGINVDYIVNAVGSGGTHAGLLVGAYLSGKDVEIVGISVDAEKGVFQNDIARIATECSRLLNNDREFKPEDIIVFDEYVGEGYGIVNNETVEAITLMARTEGIILGPVYTGKAMSGLIDLIKKGYFKQGSNVVFIHTGGTPALFDKLVK
- a CDS encoding asparaginase → MSEILVHITRGNVVESVHRGHIAVADTEGKVLYYAGNPDIVTYFRSAAKPIQALAVVESGAYDAFGLTLKELAVICGSHSGEKEHTAVVMSILEKIGLEEGVLECGIHDPLYRPEALEIYRCGRKPTFLHCNCSGKHSGMLAVAVKEGYPVNGYRDITHPVQQKMLEIIAEVAEIDRKDIQIGIDGCGVPVFGLPLFKMALAYAKLSNPERLDERRKRAINMVKEAVINNPYMVAGTGRICTELIIHTGGRVIAKSGAEGVYCVGLLDKGIGIALKIEDGSSRAIWPSVIHILNQLGALSEEELKAFKKYYPSAVKNNHGEIVGEVRPVFKLRKGDS